Proteins co-encoded in one Desulfonatronum thiodismutans genomic window:
- a CDS encoding DUF3261 domain-containing protein — MHPAIMLFDILFLKAGRCKYWIEKRPLLLILLALLSIFAGCAKPYTPPANFSPLPSGTHITCAHPFSALEAGTLHLRQTVIWKAGERVQVMQGIMLLDGQRKQVRLLGLSEIGIKLFDLTVGGDVHEVHLLAPVLGPARELLARQVAQSVRRVFLTYPEMETAQAFVGPGSVILADHTGDGNLVLECSPPGEPVRRVWSPDQRWEIDLDDYSLMNDITLPGRIVYQDHRAGYVLTIILHEVFEP; from the coding sequence ATGCATCCGGCCATCATGCTGTTCGATATTTTGTTCTTGAAAGCCGGACGCTGTAAATATTGGATTGAAAAGCGACCCCTTTTGCTCATTTTGCTGGCTCTCCTGTCGATCTTTGCCGGTTGCGCCAAGCCGTACACCCCGCCAGCGAATTTTTCGCCGCTGCCTTCTGGAACCCACATTACCTGCGCCCACCCGTTTTCCGCCCTGGAGGCAGGCACCCTGCATTTACGCCAGACCGTAATCTGGAAAGCTGGTGAACGGGTTCAGGTCATGCAGGGGATCATGCTGCTGGACGGCCAGCGGAAGCAGGTTCGACTTCTCGGTTTGTCGGAGATCGGGATCAAGCTTTTTGATTTGACGGTGGGCGGGGATGTGCACGAAGTTCACCTTCTGGCCCCGGTCCTGGGACCGGCTCGGGAACTGCTGGCGCGGCAGGTCGCCCAGAGCGTCCGGCGGGTCTTCTTGACGTATCCTGAAATGGAAACGGCCCAGGCCTTTGTCGGACCTGGCTCCGTGATTCTGGCCGATCACACTGGAGATGGAAATCTTGTCCTTGAATGCTCCCCGCCTGGAGAGCCGGTCCGCCGCGTCTGGAGCCCGGATCAACGCTGGGAGATTGACCTTGACGACTATTCCCTTATGAACGACATCACGTTGCCCGGGCGGATTGTCTACCAGGACCACCGAGCCGGCTACGTATTGACCATTATCCTGCATGAGGTCTTTGAGCCATGA
- a CDS encoding type II toxin-antitoxin system VapC family toxin: MNKRRTYVDANLLIAAWRGKDEVAEKALSILDDPFRMLIVSEALWLEIMPKAIFQEEHRERAFYEAIFAHADQCPWKTNVLKSAQDLAQRYGLAAMDAIHIATAIDAGADEFISGEKPTKPMFKIKEIKTISLRDS; this comes from the coding sequence ATGAATAAGCGGCGAACATATGTCGATGCCAACCTGCTCATCGCAGCTTGGCGTGGCAAGGATGAGGTCGCTGAGAAGGCATTGAGCATCCTGGATGACCCGTTCCGAATGCTCATTGTAAGTGAAGCTTTGTGGCTGGAAATCATGCCAAAAGCGATATTTCAAGAAGAACATCGGGAAAGAGCTTTTTATGAAGCCATTTTTGCGCATGCGGATCAATGCCCATGGAAGACAAATGTGTTGAAGTCCGCTCAAGACCTTGCTCAACGATACGGCCTCGCCGCAATGGATGCAATTCACATTGCCACGGCCATAGATGCCGGGGCCGACGAATTCATATCTGGAGAAAAACCGACAAAACCGATGTTCAAGATCAAGGAGATAAAGACTATATCCTTGCGAGACTCGTAA
- a CDS encoding lipid biosynthesis B12-binding/radical SAM protein, which produces MKILLLATNTDREPYPVYPLGMAVVAQALFTAGHEVRQLDYLAMGESDEALRAALLEFQPQVVGLSLRNIDDVDSCGSPEQWFLDRSRRIVELLRATLDVPIIVGGPAFSIMPEAILEYLGADFGVAGEGERAVPDLLSRIERGEPGPRIVKSTPLDATGMRSPRMDPVILEYYQRESGLPGVHTKRGCPHDCVYCSYPAIEGRTIRPRDPEHVVDDMAELARNHGVDHVFFTDSVFNDDQGHYLAVAEALLRRNLPVRWSAFFRPGPIRNEELDLLLRSGLLGMEVGSDALAEATLAGLGKGFCCSDVLRFNAACAARDIPLAHYLIIGGPEETEATIKETLVNLEKMEHCVAFLYSGLRILPRTRLRKRAVAEGLIDRQTSLLHPAYYHSPLLDRETMHAIVSQALRGRRDRFFPPRNAQDRMNVMRRFGYRGLVWDQLINAEKQRRGKNGNGRANGRANGGSSKEAFPAASPHCSQGSAQTAPFSPPLAAQHLASISTSKA; this is translated from the coding sequence ATGAAAATTCTTCTGCTTGCCACAAACACGGATCGCGAGCCCTATCCGGTGTATCCCCTGGGCATGGCCGTGGTCGCCCAGGCGCTGTTCACCGCGGGTCATGAAGTCCGGCAGCTCGACTATCTGGCCATGGGCGAGTCCGACGAAGCGCTGCGGGCAGCCCTGCTGGAGTTTCAACCCCAGGTTGTCGGCCTGTCGCTGCGCAACATCGACGACGTGGACTCCTGCGGCTCTCCGGAACAGTGGTTTCTGGACCGGAGCAGGCGAATCGTGGAACTGCTCCGCGCGACCCTCGACGTCCCGATCATTGTCGGCGGTCCGGCATTTTCCATCATGCCCGAAGCCATCCTGGAGTATCTGGGCGCGGATTTCGGCGTGGCCGGGGAAGGAGAGCGGGCCGTCCCGGACCTGCTTTCCCGCATCGAGCGGGGAGAGCCCGGGCCGCGGATCGTCAAAAGCACCCCGCTGGACGCGACGGGAATGCGTTCGCCCCGGATGGACCCCGTCATCCTGGAGTATTATCAGCGGGAAAGCGGCCTGCCGGGCGTGCATACCAAGCGAGGATGTCCGCACGACTGCGTGTATTGCAGCTATCCGGCCATCGAGGGACGCACCATCCGTCCGCGGGACCCGGAGCATGTGGTAGACGACATGGCCGAATTGGCTCGGAACCACGGAGTGGACCACGTCTTTTTCACCGACTCCGTATTCAACGACGATCAAGGCCACTATCTGGCCGTGGCCGAAGCCCTGCTCAGACGCAACCTGCCCGTGCGCTGGAGCGCGTTTTTTCGCCCCGGCCCCATTCGCAATGAGGAACTGGACCTGCTGCTCCGCTCCGGCCTGCTGGGCATGGAGGTCGGCTCCGACGCCCTGGCCGAAGCAACCCTTGCCGGACTCGGCAAAGGCTTCTGCTGTTCGGACGTGTTGCGGTTCAATGCCGCCTGCGCGGCCCGAGACATTCCCCTGGCCCATTATCTGATCATCGGCGGACCTGAGGAAACCGAAGCGACCATCAAGGAAACCCTGGTCAACCTCGAAAAGATGGAACACTGCGTGGCCTTCCTTTATTCCGGCTTGCGCATCCTGCCGCGAACCAGGCTGCGCAAACGCGCCGTGGCCGAAGGCCTGATCGACCGGCAAACCTCGCTGCTTCATCCCGCCTATTACCACAGTCCCCTGTTGGACCGCGAAACCATGCATGCAATCGTGAGCCAGGCCCTGCGCGGTCGTCGCGACCGTTTCTTCCCGCCGCGAAACGCCCAGGATCGTATGAACGTGATGCGCCGCTTCGGATACCGAGGCCTGGTCTGGGACCAGTTGATCAACGCGGAGAAGCAGCGCCGGGGAAAAAATGGGAACGGCCGGGCAAACGGGAGGGCCAACGGAGGCTCGTCAAAAGAGGCTTTTCCCGCCGCATCACCGCATTGCTCCCAAGGAAGCGCCCAAACCGCGCCCTTCTCCCCGCCCCTCGCCGCGCAACACCTCGCGAGCATTTCGACTTCCAAAGCCTGA
- a CDS encoding B12-binding domain-containing radical SAM protein → MRMHLIYPKWPKLERQTEFHLPPHGPVVFAAEVPEDVEITFTDENLEPLNFDASTDLAALSVMLTCQLPGALAIADRYRELGVPVIMGGIGTMLHAEEAARHADSLFLGEVEGRFAEVIRDAKESRLRPVYDYLGAPPDISLAGTARRTILKRDLYNYRGVQMVDLLHASRGCKFNCMPCCVAYLGGKSFRPRPIHKVIAEMESIANNRLFFVDNSLAQDREWLKDLFTAMIPLKRKWISHPIMYDPEILDLAAQAGCWYVYQAVIDDSKTIRERITMLKDHDIGIEGTILLGLDDHDESYIKRMVDFLLEVELDMAEFTILTPFPHTPIREMFEKQHRIISNNWLDYTCDKVVFQPKQMSPDTLQDLFHYAWDTFYAEGGPQLRMGNLFKKVISKEMDDGTYRRYDLKRKRAFPKKKTDTEHSRHD, encoded by the coding sequence ATGCGCATGCATCTGATCTACCCCAAATGGCCCAAGCTCGAACGCCAGACCGAGTTCCACCTGCCGCCTCACGGGCCGGTGGTGTTCGCGGCGGAAGTCCCCGAGGACGTGGAGATCACATTCACGGACGAAAATCTGGAGCCCCTGAACTTTGACGCCTCCACGGATCTGGCGGCCCTGTCGGTAATGCTCACCTGTCAACTGCCCGGGGCTCTGGCCATCGCGGACCGCTACCGGGAGCTGGGCGTGCCGGTGATCATGGGCGGCATCGGGACCATGCTCCATGCCGAGGAAGCGGCCCGACACGCGGACTCGCTCTTTCTGGGCGAAGTGGAAGGCCGCTTCGCCGAGGTGATCCGGGACGCAAAAGAAAGCCGTCTACGCCCCGTCTATGACTATCTCGGCGCACCTCCGGACATCTCTCTGGCGGGGACGGCCCGGCGCACCATTCTGAAACGCGACCTGTACAACTATCGCGGCGTCCAGATGGTGGACTTGCTCCACGCCTCCCGTGGCTGCAAATTCAACTGCATGCCCTGCTGCGTGGCGTACCTGGGCGGCAAGTCCTTCCGGCCGCGCCCCATTCACAAGGTCATCGCGGAAATGGAATCCATCGCCAACAACCGGCTGTTCTTCGTGGACAATTCCCTGGCCCAGGACCGGGAATGGCTGAAGGACCTGTTCACGGCCATGATCCCCTTGAAGCGCAAATGGATTTCCCATCCCATCATGTACGACCCGGAAATCCTCGACCTCGCGGCCCAGGCCGGCTGCTGGTACGTGTACCAGGCGGTGATCGACGACTCAAAAACCATTCGGGAACGGATCACGATGCTCAAGGACCACGACATCGGCATCGAAGGCACCATTCTGCTGGGTCTGGACGATCACGACGAATCCTACATCAAACGGATGGTGGACTTTCTTCTGGAAGTGGAACTGGACATGGCCGAGTTCACGATCCTGACCCCGTTCCCGCACACCCCCATCCGGGAGATGTTCGAAAAGCAGCACCGCATCATCAGCAACAACTGGCTTGACTACACCTGCGACAAGGTGGTTTTTCAGCCCAAGCAAATGTCCCCGGACACCCTGCAGGACCTCTTTCATTATGCCTGGGATACGTTTTACGCCGAAGGCGGCCCCCAACTGCGCATGGGCAACTTGTTCAAAAAGGTCATTTCCAAGGAAATGGACGACGGCACCTACCGCCGCTACGACCTGAAACGCAAACGGGCCTTTCCCAAAAAGAAAACTGACACGGAGCATTCCCGCCATGATTGA
- a CDS encoding LolA family protein, producing the protein MTVHRLALSCFLLLLLSLGLAPTAATDEFKELTPALRERLAVIHQGTRSVQGDFEQEKRLSMFDRAFVSKGVFAVEQPGKIHWAYQEPSAFGFASDGEQVRRWNEHSGVSAPSPLARDPILSVIVDQMLAWSTMDTEKLEASFTLAVLETTPLTLELLPKVRQLAAVLQRVQVSFDRDETHLQEIVLFEPDGDTTRIRFFNVRVNENVSPGLF; encoded by the coding sequence ATGACGGTTCACCGCCTGGCCTTGTCCTGTTTTCTGCTCCTCTTGCTGTCTCTCGGACTTGCCCCAACCGCCGCGACTGACGAATTCAAGGAATTGACGCCGGCCCTACGGGAACGTCTGGCTGTCATTCACCAAGGCACCCGATCGGTCCAAGGGGATTTTGAGCAGGAAAAGCGCCTGAGCATGTTCGACCGAGCCTTTGTTTCCAAGGGCGTCTTCGCCGTGGAGCAACCCGGCAAAATTCACTGGGCCTATCAGGAGCCCTCCGCTTTTGGATTCGCCTCGGACGGGGAACAGGTCCGGCGCTGGAACGAGCACTCCGGGGTGTCCGCCCCCTCCCCTCTGGCCCGGGACCCGATCCTCTCGGTGATCGTGGACCAGATGCTGGCCTGGTCAACCATGGATACCGAGAAACTGGAAGCGTCCTTCACCCTTGCCGTACTGGAGACAACCCCGCTTACCCTGGAACTCCTGCCCAAAGTCCGGCAGCTCGCGGCGGTCCTCCAGCGCGTCCAGGTCTCCTTTGACCGGGACGAAACCCATCTTCAGGAGATCGTGCTCTTCGAACCCGACGGCGACACCACCCGCATCCGCTTCTTCAACGTCCGCGTCAATGAGAACGTTTCCCCGGGACTGTTCTAG
- a CDS encoding B12-binding domain-containing radical SAM protein yields MPTLDHNRVLLVHPLGYAAGRAGGDISRLANIMPPLGLATMAAYLEKLGIESDIVDFYAWPDSERRMRDLLLEKRPGFVGFSCTTSTFLDGVRLAGLAKAVLPGVRVVFGGVHVSALRERMLRDHPVIDHIVVGEGEQSLAELIQTEGLSHDVLGVISRGACADEIVFAGPRPRIPNLDDLPYPAYERLPGYPGRYTLPVFNYPTTPNASALSSRGCPYACAYCDRSVFERSYRFNSAAYLYDHMRYLKERFGIRHVNFYDDQFTFHLQRIEQLTDLMIDAPLDMTFNCAVRAEHVTEPLLRRLKAAGCWMISLGIETGDQDLLRAMNRKIDLDQLAERIRLIKKVGIRVKGLLMIGLPGETEESVEKTRRFLFSLPVDDFNLTKFTPFPGAPAYATIRDHGEFDEDWSRMDCMHFLFVPRGFTRERLEELHVSFYRQHYQRHHVLLDYATMLWRSPDSWRRFLLNLGSFIRFARGRDRFDGA; encoded by the coding sequence ATGCCCACCCTTGACCACAATCGCGTTCTCCTGGTCCATCCTTTGGGATACGCCGCCGGACGGGCCGGTGGAGACATTTCCCGCTTGGCCAACATCATGCCGCCCCTGGGACTGGCCACAATGGCCGCGTACCTGGAAAAACTGGGCATTGAGTCGGACATCGTGGATTTTTACGCTTGGCCGGACTCGGAACGGCGGATGCGCGACCTGCTGCTGGAAAAACGGCCCGGATTCGTCGGTTTTTCCTGCACCACCTCCACCTTCCTGGACGGGGTCCGGCTGGCCGGGCTGGCCAAGGCGGTGCTGCCCGGCGTACGCGTGGTCTTTGGCGGGGTGCATGTCTCGGCCTTGCGGGAACGAATGCTGCGCGACCACCCGGTGATCGACCACATCGTCGTCGGCGAGGGCGAGCAGAGCCTGGCGGAGCTGATCCAAACCGAAGGCCTGAGTCACGATGTCCTCGGAGTGATCTCCCGAGGCGCTTGCGCCGACGAAATCGTCTTTGCCGGGCCCCGGCCACGAATTCCGAATCTGGACGACCTGCCGTACCCGGCCTATGAGCGTCTGCCGGGCTACCCCGGCCGCTACACGCTGCCCGTGTTCAACTACCCCACGACTCCCAACGCCAGCGCCTTGTCCAGCCGCGGATGTCCGTACGCCTGCGCCTATTGCGACCGATCCGTGTTTGAACGCAGCTACCGCTTCAACTCCGCCGCCTACCTGTATGACCACATGCGCTATCTCAAGGAGCGCTTCGGCATCCGGCATGTCAATTTCTACGACGACCAGTTCACGTTTCATCTCCAGCGCATCGAACAACTCACGGACCTGATGATTGATGCACCTCTGGACATGACCTTCAACTGCGCGGTGCGCGCCGAACACGTCACCGAACCCCTGCTTCGCCGCCTCAAGGCCGCCGGGTGCTGGATGATCAGCCTGGGCATCGAAACCGGGGATCAGGACTTGCTTCGCGCCATGAACCGCAAGATAGACCTGGATCAATTGGCCGAACGCATCCGGCTGATCAAGAAGGTCGGCATCCGCGTCAAGGGACTGTTGATGATCGGCCTACCCGGCGAGACCGAGGAAAGCGTGGAAAAAACCCGCCGGTTCCTGTTCTCCCTGCCCGTGGACGACTTCAACCTGACCAAGTTCACCCCCTTCCCCGGCGCTCCGGCCTACGCGACCATCCGCGACCACGGAGAGTTCGACGAGGATTGGAGCCGCATGGACTGCATGCACTTCCTCTTCGTGCCCCGAGGCTTTACCCGTGAACGCCTGGAAGAGCTCCATGTCTCCTTCTACCGCCAACATTACCAGCGCCACCACGTGCTCCTGGACTACGCCACCATGCTCTGGCGCTCCCCGGACAGTTGGCGTCGGTTCCTCCTCAATCTTGGATCATTCATCCGCTTTGCGCGGGGCCGGGACAGGTTCGATGGTGCGTGA
- a CDS encoding MMPL family transporter has product MARTPATVRLFTVLLSHKSIVLLLLAGCLFVGLFFLRQATLTEDIEAMLPDDGSGLAEDVRLLGHAPLLSKVLVILEPAPGRSGLVDLEKLERAAQDIRTAAGPPWFIGPDHAREQLDVLDKADQFLSLLPALSTPSDLKRIEALIQPESVHHALEEARETLLGLQGLGMKGLISSDPLGLRNLIWEKLSSLDILGDGFAMSNPDEGIFLNPEQPGALIILDTPVAMTDARGSRDMLAALDAVLAVTLADASSGSFSDNLSSPIRAFVISGHAYTAANAQAIQRDLAVVLPVSALGILALFVLFLRSWRAVFAYATPLVAMLAGVAAVAATGNPLSGITLGFGAVLMGLAVDYGLHVWYGLRRGADPAQTLALLAKPILFCWLTTAGVFSLLLFSSLPGQRQLALFTVSGLSAAMLLSLTVLPVLLLRRDKRHQSTPERPLAHLASWPTRRGPAISAFVALLVAAVLCWPSIHFDGRLQALSMVPEELAQAERVVTESWSGIRNLAMLVAQGDTLDNALQTAHAQHAFLEKAAPGTPVVSLAPLLPPGSVQDYSIQRWTDFWAQRKTELQEIMARESAELGFAPQAFAPFFDFLQTEPRRVNGDLLLDLGMGDLIDMLVVRDHGRTAILTLIPDEPALHALLPSETRLVSQTLLGQHIAAALHRDMTRFLLAAGVFVVLMTAILFRDPRRMLQALTPALAGLSALIVVVTLLNIPFNLYSVAATFLVLGLGVDYGIFMAMRHDTQRNSLGTDLGTGLDTALDTEWAVLVSGLTTLLGFGALVLADHPALHSIGLTVLIGIAAAIPAALFVVPSLEPPPSTNMKNTTPDHKLRMKHDEL; this is encoded by the coding sequence ATGGCGCGAACTCCAGCCACGGTGCGCCTTTTCACCGTTTTATTGTCCCATAAATCCATCGTGCTCCTGCTTCTCGCGGGCTGCCTGTTCGTGGGGCTTTTTTTTCTGCGCCAAGCCACTTTGACGGAGGACATCGAGGCCATGCTGCCCGACGACGGCTCCGGCCTGGCCGAGGATGTCCGCCTGCTGGGCCATGCCCCGTTACTGTCCAAGGTGCTCGTGATCCTGGAACCGGCCCCGGGACGGTCCGGACTTGTCGATCTGGAAAAGCTGGAGCGGGCGGCTCAAGATATCAGGACCGCCGCCGGTCCACCCTGGTTCATCGGGCCAGACCACGCAAGAGAACAGTTGGACGTTCTGGATAAGGCTGATCAGTTTCTTTCCCTGCTCCCGGCGCTTTCCACGCCATCCGACCTGAAACGCATCGAAGCGTTGATCCAACCGGAATCCGTGCATCACGCCCTGGAGGAAGCCCGCGAGACGCTCCTGGGGTTGCAGGGTCTCGGCATGAAGGGGCTGATCAGCTCGGACCCGCTGGGATTGCGGAATCTGATTTGGGAAAAGCTTTCTTCCCTGGACATTCTCGGCGACGGCTTCGCCATGTCGAATCCGGATGAAGGCATTTTCCTGAACCCAGAGCAACCCGGAGCATTGATTATCCTGGACACACCGGTAGCCATGACCGACGCCCGAGGCTCCCGAGACATGCTGGCGGCCCTGGATGCCGTGCTGGCCGTGACGTTAGCGGATGCGTCTTCTGGTTCCTTTTCGGATAATCTTTCGAGCCCGATACGGGCCTTCGTGATCAGCGGCCACGCCTATACCGCGGCCAACGCCCAAGCCATCCAGCGGGATCTGGCCGTGGTGCTGCCCGTCTCGGCCCTGGGCATTCTGGCCCTGTTCGTTCTGTTTCTGCGCTCCTGGAGGGCCGTCTTCGCCTACGCCACGCCCCTTGTCGCCATGCTGGCCGGAGTGGCGGCCGTGGCCGCCACCGGCAACCCTCTCTCCGGCATCACGCTGGGCTTCGGGGCCGTGCTCATGGGCCTGGCCGTGGATTACGGGCTGCATGTCTGGTACGGGCTGCGCCGCGGGGCCGATCCGGCCCAAACCCTGGCCCTGCTGGCCAAGCCGATCCTGTTCTGCTGGCTGACCACCGCCGGAGTGTTCAGCCTGCTCTTGTTCTCCAGCCTGCCGGGACAGCGCCAGTTGGCTCTGTTCACGGTTTCCGGCCTGAGCGCGGCCATGCTTTTGTCCCTGACGGTCCTGCCGGTTTTGCTGCTGCGCCGAGACAAGCGGCATCAGTCCACGCCAGAGCGACCATTGGCGCATTTGGCCTCATGGCCGACTCGCCGCGGACCGGCGATCTCGGCGTTCGTCGCCCTGCTGGTGGCCGCCGTGCTCTGCTGGCCCTCGATTCATTTCGACGGACGCCTGCAGGCCCTGAGCATGGTCCCCGAGGAACTGGCTCAGGCCGAACGGGTCGTCACGGAGTCCTGGAGCGGAATTCGCAACCTGGCCATGCTTGTCGCCCAGGGCGATACCTTGGATAATGCGTTGCAAACGGCCCATGCCCAGCATGCCTTTCTGGAAAAAGCGGCCCCGGGCACGCCCGTAGTCAGCCTGGCTCCGTTGTTGCCGCCGGGCTCGGTGCAGGATTATTCCATCCAACGCTGGACGGATTTCTGGGCGCAACGAAAAACCGAGCTGCAAGAGATCATGGCCAGGGAAAGCGCCGAACTGGGGTTCGCCCCCCAGGCCTTTGCCCCGTTTTTCGATTTTCTTCAGACCGAGCCGCGCCGGGTGAACGGCGACCTCCTCCTCGACCTGGGAATGGGAGATTTGATCGACATGCTCGTTGTTCGGGACCATGGGCGCACGGCCATCCTCACGTTGATTCCCGACGAGCCCGCACTCCACGCCCTTCTGCCTTCCGAAACCCGACTGGTATCCCAGACCCTCCTAGGCCAACACATCGCCGCCGCCCTGCACCGGGACATGACCCGCTTTCTGCTGGCCGCGGGGGTCTTCGTGGTTCTGATGACCGCGATTTTGTTCCGCGACCCGCGGCGAATGCTCCAGGCCCTGACGCCGGCACTGGCCGGATTGTCGGCCCTGATCGTTGTCGTGACACTTCTGAACATTCCCTTTAATCTCTACTCCGTCGCGGCCACCTTCCTGGTGCTGGGGCTGGGCGTGGACTACGGCATCTTCATGGCCATGCGTCACGACACGCAAAGAAACAGCCTGGGAACTGACTTGGGCACGGGCCTGGACACGGCCCTGGACACGGAATGGGCCGTGTTGGTCTCCGGCCTGACCACCCTGCTCGGCTTCGGAGCCCTGGTCCTGGCCGACCATCCAGCCCTGCACTCCATCGGCCTGACCGTGCTCATCGGCATCGCCGCCGCGATCCCGGCGGCCCTGTTCGTGGTGCCGAGTCTGGAGCCGCCACCTTCAACGAACATGAAAAATACCACACCAGATCATAAGTTGCGTATGAAGCATGATGAGTTGTAG
- a CDS encoding hotdog family protein — MNTIRDGILAARLGAATWETDQAIRQNFSFPPDFVGFDGHFPGEPILPAVVQIGIGVVLAQSFPARETGPCRLKTVTRAKFLRKLKPGETITAQCSRRGPDGGAFDVALTVDQQQAAAYTLTFSLAYTSEPSDPTDG, encoded by the coding sequence ATGAACACGATCCGCGACGGCATTCTGGCCGCCCGGTTAGGGGCGGCCACCTGGGAGACCGACCAGGCCATCCGTCAGAACTTCTCCTTCCCGCCCGATTTCGTCGGTTTCGACGGGCACTTTCCAGGAGAGCCGATTCTGCCGGCCGTGGTCCAGATCGGAATCGGCGTTGTCCTGGCCCAATCCTTTCCAGCGAGGGAAACCGGCCCTTGTCGATTGAAAACCGTAACCCGGGCCAAGTTCCTGCGAAAATTGAAGCCCGGAGAAACCATTACGGCCCAATGCTCCAGGCGCGGCCCGGATGGAGGAGCGTTCGACGTCGCCTTGACCGTGGACCAGCAACAGGCCGCGGCGTACACCCTGACCTTTTCCTTGGCCTACACCTCTGAACCAAGCGACCCCACGGACGGATAA
- a CDS encoding acyl-CoA thioesterase, producing the protein MRKPYFPKQNGHPEPLRAVCSRRVRFEEVDPLGIVWHGRYPSFFEDARMALGDKYGIGYMVFYEHGVVTPIKMMHVDYHQPLRFGEEFTVEGIQHFSESARINTEYVVRNGAGEIATTGYTVQMLLDLNMNVLIALPPFFEAFCDQWKREEPCACI; encoded by the coding sequence ATGCGCAAACCGTATTTCCCAAAACAGAACGGCCATCCCGAGCCCTTGCGAGCCGTCTGTTCACGACGGGTGCGCTTCGAGGAAGTGGACCCGCTGGGCATTGTCTGGCATGGCCGCTATCCCAGTTTTTTCGAGGACGCGCGCATGGCCCTGGGCGACAAATACGGAATCGGCTACATGGTCTTCTACGAGCACGGCGTGGTCACGCCCATCAAGATGATGCACGTGGACTACCACCAGCCCCTGCGCTTCGGCGAAGAGTTTACCGTGGAAGGAATCCAGCATTTTTCGGAGTCCGCGCGGATCAACACCGAATACGTGGTCCGCAACGGCGCTGGGGAAATCGCCACCACGGGCTATACCGTGCAGATGCTCCTGGACCTGAACATGAACGTGCTCATTGCCCTGCCTCCTTTTTTCGAAGCCTTCTGCGACCAATGGAAACGAGAAGAACCATGCGCATGCATCTGA